From Algoriphagus sp. NG3, the proteins below share one genomic window:
- a CDS encoding 1-acyl-sn-glycerol-3-phosphate acyltransferase, which yields MMKFLSRLVFWVSGWSLNNQWPEGVKKAVLIAIPHTSNWDILYARSAFFLMDIPVRFTIKKEVMVGPLGWLLRGLGAISIDRKRVPGGRKQTYTESMVSMLKERDELVIMVTPEGTRSQVKKWKSGFYHIALGANVPIIVGYLDYKKKEAGIGPVVYPDGNMDGQIEELKVFGRTVTGKHPEKGIL from the coding sequence ATGATGAAGTTTTTGTCCCGTTTAGTATTTTGGGTTTCAGGTTGGTCTTTGAACAACCAATGGCCTGAAGGAGTAAAGAAGGCTGTGCTTATCGCTATTCCCCATACTTCAAATTGGGATATCCTCTATGCGCGCTCCGCATTTTTCCTGATGGATATCCCCGTGAGGTTTACCATAAAAAAGGAAGTAATGGTGGGGCCTTTAGGGTGGTTGCTGAGGGGACTGGGAGCTATCTCCATAGACAGAAAGCGGGTGCCTGGAGGCAGAAAGCAGACCTATACAGAATCCATGGTATCCATGCTAAAAGAACGTGATGAACTGGTGATTATGGTAACACCTGAAGGTACCAGGAGCCAGGTGAAAAAATGGAAATCAGGATTCTATCACATTGCACTTGGGGCGAATGTTCCGATTATAGTAGGGTATCTTGACTACAAGAAAAAAGAAGCCGGAATCGGCCCGGTCGTCTATCCCGATGGCAATATGGATGGCCAGATCGAAGAACTGAAAGTGTTTGGCAGGACGGTGACTGGAAAGCATCCTGAGAAGGGGATATTGTAG
- a CDS encoding DUF4221 family protein: protein MRLLISAALFLAVSSCNSKEEKKQTVSDRIRVSLDTVLVDSGDEFLYLQDQLYYSGLSNDKSYLVNFNRQDFTTEKIDLDELRLLEKVQFEKEGPNGVLNLANYVSHFSLLSDGNILFWDYFMYKVFDQNGHLVRDLALDKIAPEFLGTDEYYAGAFFQVENNSDRLIAFIFHWESGSSLVFDFDLKDQTFKKLELTELEKLNDFNVNLLYEGTPAGSYGPSAKTISVNGQIVISNTAFNEVLIFDLDKDSLYTKSWNTHLLADKKSYVPPKEVERTSGQLKEIIKRNEEDLNYKSFFWDEKNERFFRFSERMHFGEELNGYGDYVSTGSDIFLSVFNKDFNLIAEAEISELDKLPVTYFTKDGNIWMFENIDDEMAFVIVTIEDV from the coding sequence ATGAGATTGTTAATTTCTGCAGCGTTATTTTTAGCAGTTAGTTCCTGTAACTCCAAAGAAGAAAAAAAGCAAACTGTTTCGGATCGAATCAGAGTTTCCTTAGATACTGTTCTAGTGGATTCAGGTGATGAGTTTCTTTATTTACAAGATCAACTTTATTATTCTGGTCTATCCAATGATAAAAGCTATCTGGTCAATTTTAATAGACAAGATTTTACTACGGAGAAGATTGATTTAGATGAACTTAGACTTTTAGAGAAGGTTCAATTCGAAAAAGAAGGTCCTAATGGCGTACTCAACTTGGCTAACTATGTTTCACACTTCTCTCTTTTGTCGGATGGAAATATACTTTTCTGGGATTATTTTATGTACAAAGTTTTTGATCAAAATGGACATTTAGTCAGGGATTTGGCACTGGATAAAATCGCTCCTGAATTCCTTGGAACTGATGAATACTATGCAGGAGCATTTTTTCAAGTTGAGAATAATTCAGATAGGCTTATTGCATTTATTTTTCATTGGGAGAGTGGATCTAGCCTGGTATTTGATTTTGATTTGAAAGATCAAACTTTTAAAAAGTTAGAGTTGACAGAATTAGAAAAGCTAAATGACTTCAATGTCAATCTATTGTATGAAGGAACTCCAGCTGGAAGCTATGGGCCAAGTGCCAAAACTATAAGTGTGAATGGGCAAATTGTTATTAGTAATACTGCCTTCAATGAAGTGCTGATTTTTGATTTGGATAAAGACAGTCTTTATACAAAAAGCTGGAATACCCATTTATTGGCCGATAAGAAGAGTTATGTGCCTCCAAAAGAAGTTGAAAGAACCTCTGGTCAATTGAAAGAAATTATTAAAAGAAATGAGGAAGATCTTAATTACAAATCTTTTTTTTGGGATGAGAAAAATGAACGTTTTTTCAGGTTTTCAGAAAGAATGCATTTTGGAGAAGAACTCAATGGTTACGGAGATTATGTATCGACTGGATCGGATATTTTTTTAAGTGTTTTTAATAAGGACTTCAATCTAATTGCTGAAGCAGAGATATCAGAACTGGATAAGCTTCCAGTAACTTACTTTACTAAAGATGGGAACATCTGGATGTTTGAAAACATCGATGATGAAATGGCTTTTGTTATTGTGACTATTGAAGATGTGTAA